Part of the Tamandua tetradactyla isolate mTamTet1 chromosome 11, mTamTet1.pri, whole genome shotgun sequence genome, cagacaaatggataaacaaaacttggcatatacatacaatagaatattatttggcagaaagaacaaatgaagttctgagacatgctgcagcacggataaatcttgaaactttatgctgagtgaaataaggcacatACGGATGGTTTCACTTGTATGCAATATCTAGAAATAGGAAATttctagagacagaaaatagattagaggttacgAGGGAAAGGGATGGGAAGGGGGAGTTGTTGCTTGATAGATTAAGAGTGCTTGTAAATTTtagaaattgttaaataaaattaatatttaagggcgggccacggtggctcagcaggcaagaatgctcgcctgcgatgccagaggacccaggttcgattcccggtgcctgcccatgttaaaaaaataaataaataataataatattttaaagaatcctACAGGAGGGCCATAGTGTCTGTATATTACAATTGAGAAAATGTGGGCTCATAGAAGTTTTATCCAGCTAGTGAGTGGTCAGGGCAGGATCAAACCCAGGAATATAAAGCCTGCTGATTAGGCTGGATTGCAAACTCCTGCACACTATTAAAAGTGCAGTTTTATTTGGGCTTTTGACCCAAAGCTTCCTCTAACCTCAGAGGCTAAAAGCCCCAGTCCAAGTCCTTGAACTCAGCTGTGGGATGCATCCTATGTCTTGGGGACTTGAACTCAGCCGTGGGGTGCACCTGTGTCTTGGGGACTTGAACTCAGCCGTGGGGTGCACCTGTGTCTTGGGGACTTGAACTCAGCCGTGGGGTGCACCTGTGTCTTGGGGACTTGAACTCAGCTGTGGGGTGCACCTGTGTCTTGGGGACTTGAACTCAGCCGTGGGGTGCATCCTGTGTCTTGGGGACTTGAACTCAGCCGTGGGGTGCATCCTGTGTCTTGGGGACTTGAACTCAGCCATGAGGTGTACCTGTGTCTTAGGGAACTCGATGTGGAACACTGGAGTGTCCATATGGCGGACACTGTGGCTTCTGCTGTTTTTCTCAGCCCTGTTTGGTCTAAGCCTTTATAGCTGGTATGTTTTATGCAGctgtgccctcccctcccccgtcccctccaccaccaccccctgtACCCCTCCCTGAAGGCTGAGTCAGCCTGGGCTGGTGGCCGGCGCCACAGTTCCCCGAGACTTTGCTGAGCCCGTGCATAGCGCCAGTGGGGCACACCTACTGTCCACCTGCTCCCGTGAGTCATTAAACTGCCACACTGCCATGGTGCCAGGCTTGCCAGCTCGGCGTTTTCCTCTAGTCCCCACCACAGCAAGAGTGCACGTAGCTTTATATAGCGAGCGCATTGGTGCTGTTCTCAGGCCTGCCTTCTCCTTAGAACGTGCAGTGGGAAAACCAACCCCAACCTCTAGGTCTGGGATATTTCTGTTGCTTTTCCCAAGTGGCTAGGGAGAGAACCCAGGGCCACAGGTTAAAGAGAAGAGTCAATTCATGAACAAATTGTGGCATAACCGGATTAGCAAGTGCCCTGGACATCAAGGGGAGGTCAGAAGATAGTCAAAGAGGAAATGATACTGTTTTATTAAAGACTTCAGGCTATAGGCTGCGAGTGTATCCCATCTGACGTTTACTGTGGCTCTATCATTGAGGGTCTTTCAACTGAAAGGCTCCCACTTTTTCTTGAATAAGGACTTCCTTATCTTCCTAACGAACATTCTCCAAAGGATCCCATTTCTTGATAGCACCGAAAAAATGCACACTTTGTGAAAAGTTCCTTGGAGGCGctctctcttgctcttttttcttGGCAAGACCTGCCTGAGTGTAATAGTTGGGTAAAAgagccaaaataaaataaagccaaaCCTTCTATTAAATGAGGCAGCAGGAATATTAAACTGCCCATGAAATGCAGCCTCTGATAGCATATGATCATGTTTGCTGGAAGCCTCCTAACTATTGCAAATGTTTACATCTATTCATTTCCTATCAGAAAATCCTAGAAAAGGTTAGTTGTATGCCATACATTAGAGTACATTAACCAAACTGGTAGTATCAGGCTTCTCTAAACTAAAGATTTGTGAAGGTgctcaaatgaataaaaaagtgcAGATACCTAGAGCACCCCAAATTGCTGAGGGGCATTTTAGTTACTGATCCAGAGAGACTGTGGTGAGTGGGAAAATGTGTCCTTTTCCTTCAAAGTAATGCAGCATATTATGACTGTATAGGCGTGTTTAAAGATAACTATTattcacctttttaaatttttttcttcagatatcAGGTGGAAACAATCATTGAAGATGTCCAGCAAAACAGCAAGCACCAACAGCACAGCCCAGGCAAGGAGAACTGTGCAGCAGTTACGATTAGAAGCTTCCATTGAAAGAATAAAGGTAGGAGGCCTTGAATGGATTAGACAGGCTTTTGAGCAGTTCCCTCAGCTCCCCAAAGTCCAGACCACATTTCAGAGAAGGTAATGCCATTCAGTTTACCGTGGTCCCAGGATTTTCCTCAGGCAAGCTGAGAGCCTCAGAATCttatctttcatttctgcctAGCACCGTCATCATTTCAAAAGAGCTGAGGAGCCAGCGTGTCTGAGTTAGCCTCCCCATTTGGATAGAAAACCTCAAACCCTGGACAGGATTTCCTGAGGACCCGCCTTCCCTGAATGAACATGGTCAAGTCCCATGATCATTGTGTTCTGAATTGAGCCAGGGGTTCCCATAAACACCATCATCATCCCTCTGGAATTTATTAAATGTTCAGAGTTATCAGGACAGCCGAGGCAGCCTTGCCTAGCAAGTCCACACAGGGGAGGTCTCCTTTTTTGGGGAAGGCACTTTTCTAAATGTGTGTGGACTTTAGTGACCATTTTCTGCCCCCAGGGTGAGTAATGTCAGCTTTAGTTGAGATCCCATCAAAAAAAAACCTGGATGTATTTTATCCAGGTCACCTGActtggaagtttttttttcccctgaaatccCAATCGAGGACTAAAGAGTGAGTCCCCTGGAATGTCGTGACTAATGCTGTTTCCTAGAAACGGAAGCAGTCACCTGATACACCCCTCTGGGCCTGGAGATAGTCACCTGTCTTCAGGACACTGGGCAGGCTGTGCTGTACTTGATGTGGCTCGGCTGCCCTGTGCCCCCTGCCCTTGGATCATTCTGCTGGATCTTCTGAATCAAGAAacagtgtttttctttgttaACTCATGCCAGAGTAAGGCACTGCCATCTTCCCTTGTTGATCTGGTCCCTCCTTTTATTTCCCCAAGCCCAATCTTTAACAGTAAATCTTGAGGCTCTAGAACTTTATTCTCTCAGTCTGAGCTCCAAGCCCATAATCCAGAACTTTGTTCTGCTTTCCAGTCTCCTTTTTATTGGCTAGAAACTAAGACTCCATCTTTCCTTGATTCACATACACTTTTCCTTCCAGCCCTCCTGCcactttattttggaaaatgccaAATCTACAGAAGGTCTGTCCCAATAAACACCCAGATACCCTTTACCAAGATTCACCAgttgttaatattttgccacatttacttttttttttccctctcttcctctttttctctctttcaagcGCACACACACCCTCCCATACAAAACacacattatttttcctttgaaagttGTTTGCAAACATTGTGATTCTCCATCCCTAAATACATCACCATGTGTCTCCTAAATATAAGCGCTTTCCTGTACATCCCCACAGAACAGTTCTCACACTCAGGAAACTTTGCCGTTAGCCAATCCACAGTCCAGTTTTGAGGAGTCCAGGCCACTTATTTTGCAGAATACGCCTCGGTTTGGGTGCGATAAAGATTCCAGTTAAACATTTTGGCAGGAATACTAACTAGGCAGTGGTGTGTCCTCAGCCCTAAGCTGGGGACATCTGATGTTAGGTGAATCGTCGTCATTAAGTCCCATCACTCAGTTATAGCATCATCTGCCAGATTTCTCCATTTTAAAGGTACCCTCCCCCTTTTAAACTAATAAGTAATCTGGAAGTGAAGCTTTAAGACTCTGATTATCCTTTTCCCCAGCAATTTTCCACAGAGTGGTTTAGTGAAAttcaaatatacttttaaattttggaaataatgtatttctttcttctttcaggtTTCAAAGGCCTCTGCGGACCTCATGTCCTACTGTGAGGAGCATGCTAGGAGCGACCCTTTGCTGATAGGGATTCCAACCTCAGAAAACCCTTTCAAGGATAAAAAAACTTGCATCATCTTATAGTTGGATAGTCAAACGGTTCTCGTCTCTTCTCAACAAAGCAAATTAGAAGCGGCTCCTTGAGGAGATTTACCTTCAGCTTATTTGGTAACCACTGCTAATAACTAAAATGCTCTTTTACTTGGATTCATGGACTCTGACTTCTTTATTTTCCAAGTTGCCCTTTCTCTTAAGTACCCTTTACTGATTTAATACAGCATAATTATTGTGTTTTTTCATTTGGTAACTATAGTGTCTTACTGGGTTACTGTTTAGGGAAAAGTTGGTCTGGGTCTTTTTAGAAACAAAAttacatactttaaaatatacaaatgattCAGATATGTCAAGACCTAAATTATCTAAGCACCTTTCTAGATTAAAATGCCAAGAATAACTTAAATCCTAAaaccctttaattaatattatgCTCTTAGTAGGGTCTGTGCCAACCTGTACAGTGTATAAGGCGGACTGTGtgttctgtgtatatatatacatgcctCTGTGTATACACATATTGAAGAACTTAGTTCCTCATTCAAACACCTCTCTCACTCTGTACCATCAGCTCCTCAAATCCAGAAGTTATACCTTAATCTTGAGCTATGTATAGGTAGAATAAGAAAGTCTTTTCATACAGTTATTATACAAAAAGTAAATGACATTCTAAAGGCTATATTCATTGTAATCAAGTAATGTCATCTCTCCTGTTTTGAAACCGTGCTGGATTTCTTAGGCTACAATAAATacgcaaaataaaattttaaaatggaactaAAATGCCCTTTTATAATACAAGCTACGATTCACACGGGGCCTTTGGGCCTCAGTGATCCTGATGGATCACTTTGGGCCTCAGGACCTGGGCAGCTGCGTTCCCAGAGCTCATGTTCGCTGCTGATTAGAAGCAGACACCTCTGAAATGTCCACCCCAAAGACCGGGATGAGACAGACGAGTGAACATGTATAGGAGGAGCAGGCGCGTGTGGAAACCAGCTGCTCTTTTCTAGGCCCCGCTCTGTGAGGCTCGCCCCTAAATACTTCCCCATGCTCCTGCTCAACACAAGGGCATTCCTGTGTATAACCACAGTATCTCTTCTCCTGCTGGAGCATCTCTTTGCAGAGGGAATGTTCGCCTCCCCAGCCCCAGGTGTGTAGGACATGGTGGGAAAGAAGcatccataaaagaaaacatacaggTGTCAAGGCAGTTAGTTGGCTCTTTTCTGATTTCCACTGTTTCATGGCTGTCCTGTCTCCAAACTGCTCTGGGAGGGGTGTAAGTACCTAGAGAGGCTCGCCTTCGGTGGTTGTACATCTTGGGGCCCAGGGTTCCAGCAGCTGAACAGCTGAACTTCAGCAGCGTTGAAATCCTTGCTTTTCCTCGGGGAGTGGTCATAACCCCCACATCTTTGGGGTTTCCAGTGGGGATCCCAAGAGAAGGAAGCTCCTTTGGCTGAGGGTTGTATTGACTTTATCACAGAGGAAGAGAGGGTCCTTCTTAAAATGCTCACCAAGGGTCCCAAACCACATACCAGGCCTTTGATAGTTTAAGTCATCTTTGgttcattaaaattaattactAATAAAGGATTTAAAACTTATTCTCAAAAAAGAATTGAACCACAGGGAGGTATCTACAGTAGTTTTCCCTAATCCTGTACAGTCTGCCCTGCAATGCAAACCCCTTTGAAAATCTGTTTCGGCTTTGAGTGTTTGCTCATTGTGGGTGAACAAACACAGTACTATTTTTAAACTGTTCAAATATATTCTGTGTTTCCCCAAGCCACCTATCTGTCCAGCACTGTGAACTGCCCTCACTTTCCTAAGACCATGTGAAAATCATGCCAGTGTCCTTAAACTTTTGCTGCCTATTCCTTGGTTCCAGAATGTGCCCAGTTCCCAAGTAAATTATAGGCACCTGTTTAGGAGAGTTAACGGTTTTAGCTTTCAAAAGGTGAGGTCTGAAATAAACACTAAAAGGATGACTTTACATTTAATGCTTCACTtgagacattttttttaatgtatatttttctaCAGATAGTTTCAGAATGAGAATCATATTTTTCACTCTGATTTCTAACATGTTTCTTTAACTATTTATAATGTAGCTTGTTACAAAGTATTTTCATGAAATTACTTTTATTATGCCATTGTATGCACATTATTGATAGCAAACATAGTTTATTCTCTAGTAATCAAACATGCTCTTTTAcctaatagaaaacaaatatattttgctgTATATCTGTTAATCCACTAGTACTGGCAAGGAATGGACTTGAGGTACCAggagatttcattttattttcactggCCATATACAATGACTGTGGCTATAAATGTCAGGCACCTTCCTAACCAGGAATAGGGCATGTTTAAGAAGGATGGATTCATATCTTCTGATGTTGAACCTAAGGGGAGGCAGGGAAATTGTAGCTAAATGTTGATTTGCTTATAACCAGACTCTGTGTgagaaaatataatatatgtatacatatatatgatatgcAGAAGTCACTTATTATTTATCAGGCTTTATTCTACTCATGAAGCCACAGTTTAACTGTTCTACAGCAGTTGGCTTACAATGGTGGAAAATGTTCAGTGCGTGTTATTTTTTTCAGCTACCACTATAATGacacactcacatatacacatgcaagCTATTTGAATATGTTCAGTAGGCCCTGTCTTTGATGCTACGCTGTTAAAAGAGtgatctcttttccttttttgtttttctgtcttcattAGTTCATCATAAATCTGTCCAGTTGAGGCCTCAGCACCATGGCAAGTTATGCTAGACAAAATGTCCTGGTTACAAAGTATTTTATAGAACCACATCTTTAAGGACCAGGTAGTTCACAAGCTTTGTGTTATAGCTACAAacgtttttttcttaaaatagtagGGTTTTTACATTATCTTATGTTATTAAAGTCAAAAGCACCATGCTTTACCTTTTAAAGGAAAGACCTgatttgcttttgctttgtttaaactatttttgtattttgcCAATCTTTAGAATCTCAGTAAAAAACTTTATACCAGTGACTTAGTTATATGGAGGCATAGATTAGTTTCGGTGGTGAGAGATGTACCAAACGTTCTCTCCAGATGCCTTCTCCTTGTCCAGTTTATAACTAAGACAGTGTCATCTGAGTGGTTACTCTGAATTTTAAGATATATAGGCCCAGGAAGTGAATTATAGTACATGTCAGTCCTTTCTCAATAAAGTAAATAGAATGCCAGACCTTGTCataaattgtattgattttctcttagGGTAGACCTGTTAATAGGAAAAACTACATCGAATCAAATAGAATTATACGTACAGTACACTAGAGCACTTACCCGCGGTCACATGGCCCAGATTTCAGCCCTGGGTCATTTTCTAGCCAACCCTGTGtggtgtgactttggacaaggcCCTTGCTGAACTCTGTGGGTCtccatttctccatctgtaaaatgggtttgaAGTAGATGCTTGCTGAGACCCCTTCCTGCTCACAGATGCCTCAATCCAACATCCTTCCCCTCTACTGGTCCTCCCAACATGTTGGTGCTACAAGCTGCTTCAAATATGAAATCAGTTTGTCTATAATGTATGGTCATTTAATAGCTTCTGAACGGCCTTTTTGTTAAATAGCTTTTTCCCCCCAAGTTCTGTGGATTTGGTTACGGTAATGACTTATTTTTAGTTCTGTAACTACAAACACGTATTCTCTTGATGTCTCGGTAAACTTGCTATTGCTATATCATTGAtgagattttgttattttatagCATTCTTTGGCTACTCATCTGTCCAGCATCTTATTAACCTTAACACTGTGATCATTGTTTGGAACTCTGTCCTGTGGAAAGAATAAAAGCATTTACTTCACAGCTAACATGTTCACAGATTTGAAAGAAGTTTCATTAAAACGCCATTTGCTTTCTTTACTGGGTCAGTGCCTCATTGTATCAGCTTATCAGCCTTTTGCtccataaattaataaaagatggTTTCTTTTCCcgttttccttcattcattcaggtAACGTTTTCGGAGCACCTGCAGAGAGCCAGGTGCCGAGAGTCAGGTTCCAGTGACACCCAAATGAATAAGACTCCCGCCAGCCTGTGAGGCACTCGCAGTCTAGAGGGTGGAGGATGGGAAGGCAGTTACATAAACAGTCATTACAGCACTGTGTGCTGTGACCTAGGCAGATGCAAAGTGCTGTGAGAGCCCAGCTCCCCAGCAAGGAAGTCTGAGAAAGCTTCCAAGGGAGATGACGTTTGCCTTGGGGCTTGAAGGAGGCAGAAGCACCACTGTATGCGTTGGAATGAGGTCTTGTGAGGAGATGAGAGGAGGGATAGAAAACTGGGCTCAAAATTCATGTGCAGAAGTTCTCATCCTAATTGTTTATTCTGCAAGCAACAAGGAACAGTGAAGGTTGTTGAGGGGAGTGACATAATGATTCACACATGTGGAACGCTCTTTCCCATCCTTGAGACCCAGCTGTGACCATGGAAACAGATAACAAATGGAAAGTCATTAGACTTGTGGTGACTCATATCCACCGAGTGTTTGCTGAAGGTACCCTGCCCCCTCCTCTGTCCCTCCCCCCAGGGCTGGGATTCTCACCAAAATGAGGGCAGGACGATATTATCCCAGGAGAAGACAGGGAGGCAGTCAACGAGCATCTAGGAATGAGCCAGGTGAGCTACAGAAATGGCTTCTGCTTCTGctgctcacacacatacacaaagagcAGGCACAAAATATTGTCGCTCAACCCTTTCTAGTATAGGACTGAAGAATTTCAATATTTCAGACATGAAAAATAGGCAACAACTAAAAAGCATTTTCACTGGCTTTGACCAAGGTACAAGAAGCTCATATAACAATGGAGAATAATTGTACTGGGGGTGGTGTGTGGGGTTGGATTTGGGTGAGTTTtaaaagggggaggggaaggaataGGGATGATGTTGAAAAGGGAAGAATGCATCAGTCAAGTGGCAGGTGAAATCTATACTACATTAATGGTTCAAACCAAGCAACTCAAACCTGCAGGTAGAAATAGTATACTTATTGTGGAGATGCATGTCATGctgccttccttctctcctgggtatGGGCAGTGATCTGTTTTTCATTGCAcataagcacatgaatatacattgCAAGCCTTCTTATTTGGAGCTAGCTGCATAgacattctttaaatatttgtctcTCCCAACCTTTAGCCTACAGCTCTGACCATCTTTGCAGAACCTGGTTTTATCAGCAGCTCCAGCCATCTTGGTGCAACCTGCCACTGCTGGCATCTTTAGCTTGTTTTCAGAGCATAGCTTATGCTCCTCTACCACTGAGCAGTAAGGAATCTTTGCCTTCAGATGAGTCTTTCTGTTGCTCTAATTTTGGTCTCCTTATCTGACTCATTCAAGTCTATTAAGGACATTTAACAAATACACAGTTAGTCCCAGGAACCTTCACCCCAACTATCAAACAATATTTTCAGAAACCAGTATTTTCTCTTCCCTGGAGGAAAACAGAGTCCAAGTAAATTCATCCAAACACGTTAGCAACTTAATATATTGGTCTCCAGAAGACCATTGGCACTGTAAAATATAATGATGGGGAGAACAGTGCTTAGCACAAAGGATTGGAAGTTAATGGTCAAGTTTTAGACATCACTGAGAATTAATTTTGCATGTGAATCATTCTTAAACCCTATAAATCCTCCTGGACAGTTCAATGATGAACACAAGTAATTGAAATGGTTGAGACACAATGGTTAAAACACCAGGTTTGTTATTCTGAGAAATTTGCAGCCGAAATATCTGTGTGCAAATTGCTACTTCTGGTCTCCAGACTCCACAACACCCCACTTCCCACCCGTCCATACACACTTACCCTGATTAGTGACAAAAGTGAGAGCTTCATCCACTAAGAGAGCTGAAATCTGGTCCTAACATAAGGACGTTATTAACCACATGCCATCGCAAGAGCCCTGTGAAGTCAGGGTTTAGTACTCTGGGGTCTAGACCTCAGGCAGACAGTGACTGAGAAACAAGCAGTGCTACCTGCTGTGGGCCAGGCACTGACAGACTTGGTTCTCAAAGCCCATTGGATACCGGTAAGGGTAACCTTAAGTAAAAGTTGGCATGTGAGGTTCGGGTAGTACGCTAATTTTTTAGTGAATTATTTTACTAGTTACGTTTTTACACATTTTAGGAAAACTATAGTACAAGGTATAATCTAAAGCTCTCCTTTTCTCTGCTCCCTTCCTTCACACAATCCTCCGGCAAACACCAACTGAAAGAGTCCCTCATGTGCCATATCCTTCTTTCCTGACCAGCTCCTAATCATGCTTCACAAGCATTGCCCTTTCCTGGAAGACTTCTTCACTACCAGCCCTCCCACACGTACACAGGCATGTGCACACAGGTTGGGCATGACCAAATCACCATTACATGACGCCACACTGACTTGGAATTCTCTGGGTATCTGTCAGCTTCCTATATATACTAAACTGCAGGTTGGAACTGTCTCCTAATGATCTTTATATAGTAAGttctagcacagtgcttggcacacagcagaggctcagttttttattttgaacagaCTCAATCCAAATGAGGGAAAAAACTAAATTAAGGTAATAGGAATGAAGAGGACAAAGGAAATTAATGAAAAGCAACATAATTCAATCAAATGGTGTCTCTCCATACTCAATTACCTTGTGCTATGTAGTTTACCAGGGGCTTTTTTCCTTACAACCCTCTAATTTACATATATACCTAACAAGTGAAAGATGGACTTGTTAATTAGGttacatttactgagtgcttaggTGCCAGGAACTGAAATGTTTTCCATGCATTATTTCCttcaatcttcacaacaacccaatGATGTACATTTTCCCAAGTTATACATTAAGAGAAAttactgaggcttagagaagtttcACTAATTTCTCAAGTTGCAGCCAAGACCCAGGATCCAAGTCCAGGTCTTGCTGGTTCTCAGAGCCCACTGTTGCAGCTGCTACAGGCTGGCTCTTTCTGCTTTGCCAGCCCTGTCCTTAACAGTCACACAGTGAggcaaaatgaaatcagaaggctCTTCTCCAAGTGAGGATTTCTTGCTGAGTGATTATTTTGATGATTGTAATATGATTACAATTATGTGATATGATCTCATGTTAAGTGATGATCCGAAGAAAGGTTGCTGTTTTTCTGCATAATAAGTTCTTTCTCAGACACTTAATTCTGGAAAAGATGTTAGCATAAAAGCACAGAGGGACACCAAGATCGCTTTTCCCGTCAGGAGATTATAAGATGAAAGAGAACAGTTCTTAGAATTCTCTCCTCCTGGCTTTTTGTCTTCTTTAGTTTTCCAGAGGCGCTCTCGCAGGCATGGATAAGTAAAAGATGAGATTCAAGTTCATTCTCCCCCAGGGCTAACCTCTCCTGTctggttggctgagagacagCTCTGAATAAAGCACATGGAATTCACAGcaaaattccaatttttttcacttACTTGCCACATGACCTTGGAGGTGCCTCttgatctctctgagcctcagtggcTTTATCAGCAGTCAAACGACTTAATAAATGCAAAAGCAGGTTGTCAGCTGGAAAGCACTATatggctgtaaaaaaaaaataggaactcCACTCCCAGAGCACGCCTTATGTGCTTGACACTGAGCGGTGCCCTTTGTATGACAACAACAGGTTGCTTTTCTCAGGCTggtccctttttccttctctccaagtGCCCAGTGCCATGTCTGGCACCGAACACACTTACCCTGATTAGGGACAAAAGTGAGAGCTTCATCCCCTAAGAGAGCTGAAATCTGGTCCTAACATAAGGACGTTATTAACCACATGCCATCACAAGAACCCTGGAGAGTCAGCATTAGGTACTCTGGGTCTAGACCTCAGGCAGGCAGTGACTGAGA contains:
- the GNG12 gene encoding guanine nucleotide-binding protein G(I)/G(S)/G(O) subunit gamma-12, which gives rise to MSSKTASTNSTAQARRTVQQLRLEASIERIKVSKASADLMSYCEEHARSDPLLIGIPTSENPFKDKKTCIIL